The following coding sequences are from one Nitrospirota bacterium window:
- a CDS encoding stage 0 sporulation family protein gives MSVSVNDKDENGVKTRPAVGVRFKPCGKIYSFDPGELELKKGDKVVVESMFGLTIGTVVQEVSENAQTQKGDSRDEASERKGPAAKPPKELKPVVRKATEEDLSAAECNSELEAEARRHCLERIAARGLPMKLVSTEATLDRKRVIFYFTADGRIDFRELVKDLASRFRTRIEMRQIGVRDESKLIGGIGVCGREFCCRSFLTSFAPISIRMAKEQELVLNAAKLSGVCGRLMCCLSYEYDEWQAEGLDEVVPEDPMNGCLCGDCNSESSESLVSSLTQGDNAPAPEKKREESRSARDKSSASGGFKERKRPARQRRPASSESEREGAGSDGSSGADAGRPETVAGDKISADTSGSAEKGDIETKQPDASQEDKTGTGKKKRPYFRHKNKKRRKHR, from the coding sequence ATGAGTGTGTCAGTCAATGATAAAGACGAAAATGGAGTGAAGACCCGTCCCGCTGTGGGGGTCAGGTTTAAACCGTGCGGCAAGATATACAGTTTTGACCCCGGAGAGCTTGAGCTGAAGAAGGGCGACAAGGTGGTTGTGGAGTCCATGTTCGGGCTTACGATAGGGACGGTTGTGCAGGAGGTCTCTGAAAATGCACAGACTCAAAAGGGTGATTCCCGGGATGAGGCGAGTGAGAGGAAAGGTCCTGCGGCAAAGCCTCCCAAGGAGCTCAAGCCGGTAGTCAGAAAGGCCACTGAAGAGGACCTCAGTGCCGCGGAGTGCAACAGCGAACTTGAGGCTGAGGCAAGGCGTCACTGCCTTGAGAGGATAGCTGCAAGGGGGCTCCCGATGAAGCTTGTGAGTACAGAGGCTACCCTTGACAGGAAGAGGGTGATCTTTTACTTTACCGCTGACGGCAGGATTGATTTCAGGGAGCTTGTCAAGGACCTTGCGTCCAGGTTCAGAACGCGGATAGAGATGCGGCAGATTGGTGTGAGGGACGAGTCAAAGTTGATCGGCGGCATTGGTGTGTGCGGCAGGGAGTTTTGCTGCCGGTCGTTCCTTACAAGTTTTGCCCCTATCTCGATCCGCATGGCAAAGGAGCAGGAGCTGGTATTGAATGCCGCCAAGCTTTCCGGTGTATGCGGCAGGCTGATGTGCTGCCTTAGCTATGAGTATGATGAGTGGCAGGCAGAGGGGCTTGATGAGGTTGTTCCCGAGGACCCGATGAATGGGTGTCTTTGCGGAGATTGCAACTCAGAGAGTTCGGAGAGTCTTGTGTCATCACTGACGCAGGGGGACAATGCCCCTGCTCCAGAGAAAAAGAGGGAAGAATCCAGGTCTGCAAGGGATAAATCATCCGCCAGTGGCGGGTTTAAGGAGAGAAAAAGGCCTGCCAGGCAAAGAAGGCCGGCATCCAGTGAGAGTGAGCGCGAGGGTGCGGGTAGTGACGGGTCCTCCGGTGCTGATGCAGGTCGTCCCGAGACAGTGGCAGGGGATAAGATATCCGCTGATACCTCCGGGTCTGCAGAAAAGGGTGATATTGAGACGAAGCAGCCTGATGCCTCCCAGGAAGACAAGACCGGGACAGGCAAGAAGAAGAGGCCTTACTTCAGGCACAAGAATAAAAAGAGGAGGAAACACAGGTAG
- the rpsU gene encoding 30S ribosomal protein S21: MPSVSVRKNESFELALKRFKKQCEKDGILSEIRKREHYEKPSVKRKKKILAARKKALKKMRLYQGR, encoded by the coding sequence ATGCCCTCTGTGAGCGTCAGGAAGAACGAGTCCTTCGAACTTGCACTGAAGAGGTTTAAGAAACAGTGCGAGAAAGACGGAATACTCTCGGAGATCAGGAAGCGGGAGCATTATGAAAAGCCGAGCGTCAAGAGGAAGAAAAAGATCCTTGCAGCGCGGAAAAAAGCTCTCAAGAAAATGAGACTGTATCAGGGAAGGTAA
- a CDS encoding DNA polymerase III subunit: MSLLNAITGHDRPKNILLGSIGTARVATTYLFTGESGIGKRLAAIEFAGAINCLNPIKVTRNPQPATRNPKSEIRDPKPEYLDACDSCSSCRKFSSLLHPDLKVVEADGGLIKIDIIREVQEFLSFTPYEGRKKVVIIDGAECMNPSASNAFLKTLEEPPPDSVIVLITMAPDRLLDTIRSRCFVVRFSPLSIGACREVIGRKVSGLDTETLESLAAFSMGRPGVAIQGEGAMARDTISSMVRGIVGGGLSFQWKDRSDMDQWLNLFLMVLRDMIVMKINPDDRGLLINRWLESEISAISRSMELEEMLRLYSEVSLLMAHFRFNLNTSIVSNYIKSMFVNRVT; the protein is encoded by the coding sequence ATGAGTTTGTTAAATGCCATAACAGGCCACGACAGGCCTAAAAATATACTCCTTGGCTCGATCGGGACGGCAAGGGTTGCAACTACCTATCTCTTTACCGGCGAGAGCGGTATTGGCAAGAGACTCGCTGCAATTGAATTTGCCGGGGCGATTAACTGTCTCAACCCCATAAAGGTAACCCGCAACCCGCAACCCGCAACTCGCAATCCGAAATCCGAAATCCGCGATCCGAAACCCGAATATCTGGATGCCTGTGACAGTTGCAGCTCCTGCAGGAAATTTTCCTCACTCCTCCATCCGGACCTTAAGGTCGTGGAGGCTGACGGGGGCCTTATAAAGATTGACATTATAAGGGAGGTACAGGAATTTTTGTCTTTTACCCCCTATGAGGGCAGGAAAAAAGTGGTTATAATAGATGGTGCGGAGTGCATGAACCCGTCGGCATCCAATGCATTTCTGAAGACCCTGGAGGAGCCTCCGCCCGACAGTGTGATAGTACTGATAACAATGGCCCCTGACAGGCTGCTGGATACCATCAGGTCAAGGTGTTTTGTGGTGAGGTTTTCGCCCCTGAGCATTGGTGCCTGCAGGGAGGTTATCGGCAGGAAAGTCAGTGGTCTTGATACAGAGACACTGGAGTCCCTGGCGGCGTTTTCAATGGGACGCCCGGGTGTGGCTATCCAGGGAGAGGGGGCTATGGCGAGGGATACGATCAGTAGTATGGTGCGCGGTATTGTAGGGGGGGGGTTGTCTTTTCAATGGAAGGACAGGAGTGATATGGACCAGTGGTTGAACCTCTTCCTGATGGTGCTGAGGGATATGATAGTGATGAAGATAAACCCTGATGACAGGGGATTGCTTATAAACAGATGGCTTGAAAGCGAGATATCCGCAATCAGCAGGAGTATGGAACTGGAAGAGATGCTGAGACTTTATTCCGAGGTTAGTCTCCTGATGGCTCACTTCAGGTTTAACCTGAATACGTCGATAGTGTCGAATTATATAAAGTCGATGTTTGTTAACCGCGTAACATAA
- the metG gene encoding methionine--tRNA ligase, producing MDKKFYVTTPIYYVNDIPHIGHAYTTVAADILARFNRLRGKRVFFLTGTDEHGQKVQKAAEEKGLTPGEHADIMVENFKNLWGRLDISNDAFIRTTDERHRGVVREMLEKLKERGRIVKRVYKGWYCTPDERFWTEKELLDGNCPECGRPVEEIEEDNYFFLMSEYGERLIRHIEDNPGYILPETRRNEVMGFLRSRNLGDLCISRPKKRLPWGIPLPFDEDYVTYVWFDALVNYYSATRYLAPPLEAESWWPADHHIVGKDILTTHAVYWSTMLMALDMPLPGNIFAHGWWTVKGRKMSKSVGNVVDPNEMIEKYGPDAFRYFLFREVPFGLDGDFSEDALTGRINSDLANDLGNILSRTLTMIEKYRDGTIPEAIDSKDREDLEKRIKAWFSAESTTSISNSFSDFLKNLQFHHALALLWKVLSDVNEYIQRAAPWKEKDEGTLSNTLHTIAEALGMLAVYLFPFMPATAEKMWVQLGIDGRIGERKELPKWGDLQVSGKRVRKGDHLFPRIEKRKEEKKEAVPDKKAKEEKREDSGLISINDFARVELKVGKILEAERVKGSNKLIKLQVDTGEQRQIVAGIGKVYSPEQLVGKKIIVVANLKPAKLMGIESRGMLLAANDGEKLVLVTPEGDVRVGASVK from the coding sequence ATGGATAAGAAATTTTACGTCACCACTCCCATATATTACGTTAACGATATCCCCCATATCGGGCATGCCTATACAACGGTTGCTGCTGATATCCTTGCAAGGTTTAATCGTCTCAGGGGAAAGAGGGTCTTTTTCCTTACAGGTACGGATGAGCATGGACAGAAGGTCCAGAAGGCGGCAGAGGAGAAGGGGCTTACACCGGGCGAACATGCCGATATCATGGTGGAAAATTTTAAAAACCTCTGGGGTAGGCTTGATATATCAAATGACGCATTCATAAGGACAACGGATGAAAGACACAGGGGTGTTGTCCGTGAGATGCTTGAAAAACTCAAGGAAAGAGGCAGGATCGTAAAGAGGGTTTATAAGGGATGGTACTGTACACCGGATGAGAGGTTCTGGACAGAGAAGGAACTTCTTGACGGTAACTGCCCCGAGTGCGGAAGGCCGGTGGAGGAGATAGAGGAGGATAACTATTTTTTTCTCATGTCTGAATACGGGGAAAGGCTTATCAGGCATATAGAGGACAATCCCGGATACATCCTGCCTGAGACGAGGAGAAATGAGGTTATGGGGTTTTTACGCTCCAGGAACCTCGGAGACCTCTGTATATCGCGGCCCAAAAAGAGGCTTCCGTGGGGAATACCCCTTCCCTTTGATGAGGATTACGTGACCTATGTCTGGTTTGATGCCCTTGTTAATTATTATTCTGCAACCCGTTATCTTGCCCCGCCCCTGGAGGCCGAATCCTGGTGGCCTGCTGATCATCACATTGTCGGCAAGGATATACTGACAACCCATGCAGTCTACTGGTCAACCATGCTGATGGCTCTTGATATGCCTTTGCCCGGAAATATATTTGCACACGGCTGGTGGACTGTAAAGGGAAGGAAGATGTCCAAATCCGTCGGAAATGTGGTTGACCCAAACGAAATGATCGAAAAATACGGCCCGGATGCCTTCAGATACTTCCTCTTCAGGGAGGTTCCGTTCGGCCTTGACGGTGATTTTTCCGAGGATGCACTTACTGGCCGCATTAACAGTGACCTTGCAAATGATTTGGGCAATATTTTGAGCCGTACCCTGACCATGATAGAAAAATACAGGGACGGTACAATTCCGGAGGCAATTGACAGCAAGGACAGGGAAGACCTGGAGAAAAGGATCAAGGCGTGGTTTAGCGCAGAATCAACAACCAGTATTTCAAATAGCTTTAGTGATTTTCTGAAAAACCTCCAGTTCCACCATGCACTTGCCCTGTTGTGGAAGGTCCTGAGTGACGTAAACGAATATATACAGCGTGCGGCTCCCTGGAAAGAAAAGGATGAGGGAACCCTGTCCAACACGCTCCATACCATTGCCGAGGCCCTCGGTATGCTCGCCGTCTATCTCTTTCCGTTTATGCCTGCCACGGCTGAGAAGATGTGGGTCCAGCTCGGTATTGACGGCAGGATAGGAGAAAGAAAAGAATTGCCGAAATGGGGAGACCTGCAGGTCAGCGGCAAGAGGGTGAGAAAGGGAGATCATCTGTTTCCAAGGATTGAAAAGCGTAAGGAAGAAAAGAAAGAGGCTGTTCCTGACAAAAAAGCAAAAGAGGAAAAAAGAGAAGACTCAGGTCTTATCTCCATAAACGATTTTGCCAGAGTTGAGCTGAAGGTTGGAAAGATACTCGAGGCCGAGCGTGTCAAGGGCTCAAACAAACTCATAAAACTGCAGGTGGATACCGGAGAGCAGCGGCAGATTGTTGCGGGAATCGGCAAGGTATACAGCCCGGAGCAGCTTGTGGGCAAGAAGATTATCGTGGTTGCAAACCTGAAACCCGCAAAACTCATGGGAATTGAATCGCGGGGTATGCTCCTGGCTGCCAATGACGGGGAGAAGCTTGTCCTTGTAACTCCTGAGGGAGATGTGAGGGTGGGGGCAAGTGTCAAGTAG
- a CDS encoding GatB/YqeY domain-containing protein: MSILERIDSDLKVAMKSSEKIRVSTLRMVKAALKNLEIEKGELSDDDVIGVLSTQAKQRRESISEFEKGGRQDLADQESEELAVILGYLPEQLSEEELTGIIQETIRETGASSLKDMGRLMKSLMPRVKGRAAGKLVSRKVKELLGNQ, from the coding sequence ATGTCCATACTTGAAAGGATTGACAGCGACCTGAAGGTTGCGATGAAGTCTTCTGAAAAGATCAGGGTTTCAACGCTCAGAATGGTGAAGGCAGCTCTGAAGAATCTCGAAATAGAAAAAGGAGAGCTTTCAGATGACGATGTAATCGGGGTTCTGAGTACCCAGGCAAAACAGAGAAGGGAGTCTATCTCCGAGTTTGAGAAGGGCGGAAGGCAGGACCTTGCAGATCAGGAGAGCGAGGAACTTGCCGTCATCCTGGGTTATCTGCCTGAACAGTTATCGGAGGAGGAACTTACCGGTATAATTCAGGAAACTATAAGGGAGACTGGTGCGTCTTCCCTGAAAGATATGGGCCGGCTCATGAAAAGCCTTATGCCACGGGTAAAAGGCAGGGCTGCCGGCAAGTTGGTAAGTCGGAAGGTGAAGGAATTATTGGGGAATCAATAG